From Salinibacterium sp. ZJ450, one genomic window encodes:
- the gyrA gene encoding DNA gyrase subunit A: MTDDTTPVDTPDDTHDKINQVDLQLEMQRSYLDYAMSVIVGRALPEVRDGLKPVHRRVIYAMYDGGYRPDKAFSKCARVVGDVMGQFHPHGDSAIYDALVRLVQPWSMRYPLALGQGNFGSPGNDGAAAPRYTETKMAPLALEMVRDIDKDTVNFQDNYDGRTQEPSVLPARYPNLLVNGSVGIAVGMATNIPPHNLREVADAALWHLANPDASREELLDALMHRIKGPDFPTGAQILGVKGITDMYTTGRGSITMRAVVSVEELQGRTCLVVTELPYQVNPDNLAIKIADLVKDGRLSGVADIRDETSGRTGQRLVIVLKRDAVAKVVLNNLYKHTPLQDNFGANMLAIVDGVPRTLPLDGFITAWTTHQIEVIVRRTQYLLREAEERAHILRGYLKALDALDDVIALIRRSATVEDARDGLMLLLEIDELQSRAILDMQLRRLAALERQKIIDEHDKLEREIADYNDILARPDRQRTIVSDELTEIVDKFGDDRRTEIMYGYGGDMNVEDLIPVEEMVVTVTRDGYVKRTRSDNYRSQHRGGKGVKGAQLRADDLVEHFFVTTTHHWLLFFTNKGRVYRAKAYELQEAGRDAKGQHVANLLALQPDEEIAQILPIQDYGVAQYLALATRGGLIKKTALTEYDTNRTGGIIAINLREGDELVSAMLVDADSEILLVSRKGMSLRFTASDDALRPMGRSTSGVIGMHFRGEDELLSASVVSDEGYVFVVTQGGYAKRTAVDQYRVQNRGGLGIKVAKLQDSRGDLAGALIVEDDDEVLVVLASGKVVRSAVAEVPAKGRDTMGVVFARFADDDRIIAIAKNSERNLDEADVEEGTVTDATAAESVDAEVAPVDEPGEDTNTNE; encoded by the coding sequence ATGACAGACGACACGACACCGGTCGACACCCCAGACGACACGCACGACAAGATCAACCAGGTCGACCTGCAGCTCGAGATGCAGCGCAGCTACCTCGACTACGCGATGAGCGTGATCGTGGGTCGCGCCCTTCCCGAGGTGCGCGACGGTCTGAAGCCGGTACACCGTCGAGTGATCTATGCCATGTACGACGGCGGATACCGCCCAGACAAGGCCTTCTCGAAGTGCGCCCGCGTCGTCGGCGACGTGATGGGGCAGTTCCACCCGCACGGTGACTCCGCGATCTACGACGCGCTGGTGCGTCTGGTTCAGCCCTGGAGCATGCGCTACCCGCTCGCGCTCGGCCAGGGCAACTTTGGATCCCCGGGCAACGACGGTGCCGCCGCGCCCCGATACACCGAGACGAAGATGGCCCCGCTCGCGCTGGAGATGGTGCGCGACATTGACAAGGACACCGTCAACTTCCAGGACAACTACGACGGTCGCACCCAGGAGCCGAGCGTCCTGCCGGCGCGGTACCCGAACCTGCTGGTCAACGGCTCGGTCGGCATCGCGGTCGGCATGGCCACCAACATCCCTCCGCACAACCTTCGTGAGGTCGCGGATGCGGCGTTGTGGCACCTCGCCAACCCCGACGCCTCCCGCGAGGAGCTGCTCGACGCGCTGATGCACCGCATCAAGGGACCCGACTTCCCGACCGGGGCCCAGATCCTCGGCGTCAAGGGCATCACCGACATGTACACGACCGGGCGCGGGTCGATCACCATGCGCGCGGTGGTCAGTGTCGAAGAGCTGCAGGGCCGCACCTGCCTCGTCGTCACCGAACTGCCGTACCAGGTGAACCCCGACAACCTGGCCATCAAGATCGCCGACCTCGTCAAGGACGGCCGGCTGTCCGGGGTCGCCGACATCCGCGATGAGACCTCTGGCCGCACCGGCCAGCGTCTGGTGATCGTGCTGAAGCGCGACGCCGTCGCCAAGGTCGTGCTCAACAACCTGTACAAGCACACGCCGCTGCAAGACAACTTCGGCGCGAACATGCTCGCAATCGTCGACGGCGTGCCCCGCACCCTGCCACTCGACGGATTCATCACCGCCTGGACCACCCACCAGATCGAAGTCATCGTACGGCGCACGCAGTACCTGCTGCGTGAAGCCGAGGAGCGCGCGCACATCCTGCGCGGCTACCTGAAGGCCCTCGACGCCCTCGACGACGTGATCGCGCTGATCCGCCGATCGGCCACCGTGGAAGACGCGCGTGACGGTCTGATGCTGCTGCTCGAGATCGACGAACTGCAGTCGCGCGCCATCCTGGACATGCAGCTGCGGCGCCTGGCCGCCCTCGAGCGCCAGAAGATCATCGACGAGCATGACAAACTCGAGCGTGAGATCGCGGACTACAACGACATCCTCGCCCGCCCGGACCGCCAGCGCACCATCGTCAGCGACGAGCTCACCGAAATCGTCGACAAGTTCGGCGATGACCGCCGCACCGAGATCATGTACGGCTACGGCGGAGACATGAACGTCGAAGACCTGATCCCGGTTGAGGAGATGGTGGTGACCGTCACCCGCGACGGGTACGTCAAGCGCACCCGCAGCGACAACTACCGCAGCCAGCACCGCGGCGGTAAGGGCGTCAAGGGCGCCCAGCTGCGCGCGGATGACCTGGTCGAGCACTTCTTCGTGACGACCACGCACCACTGGCTGCTGTTTTTCACCAACAAGGGCCGTGTCTACCGCGCCAAGGCGTACGAACTGCAGGAGGCCGGCCGCGACGCCAAGGGCCAGCACGTCGCCAACCTGCTCGCGCTGCAGCCGGACGAAGAGATCGCCCAGATCCTTCCGATCCAGGACTACGGTGTGGCGCAGTACCTGGCGCTCGCCACGCGCGGCGGTCTGATCAAGAAGACCGCGCTCACCGAGTACGACACGAACCGCACCGGCGGCATCATCGCGATCAACCTGCGCGAGGGTGACGAACTGGTGTCGGCCATGCTCGTCGACGCCGATTCTGAGATCCTGCTCGTCTCCCGCAAGGGCATGTCGCTGCGATTCACGGCATCCGACGACGCCCTGCGCCCGATGGGTCGCTCGACGTCCGGCGTGATCGGAATGCACTTCCGCGGCGAAGACGAGCTGCTGAGCGCCTCGGTGGTCTCTGACGAAGGCTACGTCTTCGTGGTCACCCAGGGCGGCTATGCCAAGCGCACCGCCGTGGACCAGTACCGGGTGCAGAACCGTGGCGGCCTGGGCATCAAGGTCGCGAAACTTCAGGATTCCCGCGGCGACCTCGCCGGCGCCCTGATCGTGGAAGACGACGACGAGGTTCTTGTGGTTCTGGCCAGCGGCAAGGTGGTACGCTCTGCCGTGGCCGAGGTGCCAGCCAAGGGACGAGACACCATGGGTGTCGTCTTCGCCCGATTCGCAGACGATGACCGGATCATCGCCATCGCGAAGAACAGCGAACGTAATCTTGATGAAGCGGATGTCGAAGAGGGCACCGTGACTGACGCCACAGCAGCCGAGTCCGTCGATGCTGAGGTGGCACCTGTCGACGAGCCCGGAGAGGACACCAATACCAATGAGTAG
- a CDS encoding DUF3566 domain-containing protein has product MSSVAEKLQRKAQRQPATKQVRLKLVYVDFWSAVKLSFLVMVCAGIVLIVAAILVWIVLQSTGVFSGVDTLLQDVLSDPSFSVTSAFGLAQVAMFAVIVAVLNVVIGTALGAIMSALYNLSVRITGGLLVGFTNS; this is encoded by the coding sequence ATGAGTAGCGTCGCGGAGAAACTCCAGCGCAAGGCGCAGCGTCAGCCCGCCACCAAGCAGGTGCGGCTGAAGCTCGTCTACGTCGACTTCTGGTCGGCGGTCAAGCTGTCGTTCCTGGTGATGGTGTGCGCCGGCATCGTGCTCATCGTCGCCGCCATCCTGGTCTGGATCGTCTTGCAGTCCACCGGTGTCTTCAGCGGCGTCGACACGCTGCTCCAGGATGTGCTGAGCGATCCCAGCTTCAGCGTCACCAGCGCGTTCGGTCTGGCGCAGGTGGCCATGTTCGCGGTCATCGTGGCCGTGCTCAACGTCGTCATCGGCACCGCGCTCGGAGCGATCATGAGCGCACTGTACAACCTCAGCGTCCGCATCACCGGCGGACTGCTGGTCGGCTTCACTAATAGCTGA
- a CDS encoding NUDIX hydrolase, giving the protein MDIRVAAYAVIIDNGSVLLSHWNQYGGSGWSMPGGGIDPGEDPADAAVREIFEETGYHAQLDGLLGVDSHVVPAAQRAIEHSNDLHAIRIVYRAHIIGGELTHELDGSSDEARWVPLDQVDRLKRVGLVDIALAMNETNNAADSSSG; this is encoded by the coding sequence ATGGACATCAGAGTGGCGGCCTATGCCGTGATCATCGATAACGGATCGGTGTTGCTCTCACACTGGAATCAGTACGGCGGGTCGGGCTGGAGCATGCCGGGTGGCGGTATCGACCCAGGCGAGGACCCAGCGGATGCCGCGGTGCGCGAGATCTTCGAGGAGACGGGCTACCACGCACAACTCGATGGGCTGCTCGGCGTTGACTCGCATGTCGTGCCCGCTGCGCAGCGCGCGATCGAGCACAGCAACGATCTGCACGCCATCCGCATCGTCTACCGCGCGCACATCATCGGCGGTGAACTCACCCACGAACTCGATGGAAGCTCGGACGAGGCACGCTGGGTGCCGCTCGATCAGGTCGACCGCCTCAAGAGAGTCGGCCTCGTCGACATCGCGTTGGCGATGAACGAGACCAACAACGCCGCTGACAGCAGCAGCGGCTAA
- a CDS encoding DNA helicase produces MGLTRKRKRELKKLQGNAERLWEEQRDVLDHASHVIREARRQAGNFAREEVSPKVVGAYEARLKPVVSSTRDRVSDVVPAVTSVVGSAVAVLNAVRDPHLREALLKTAKKAPPKPSFGAGRIVLIGVGVLAAAGLAYAVWQTLRADDDLWVEDQPEETHLDDI; encoded by the coding sequence ATGGGATTGACACGTAAGCGCAAGCGGGAGCTCAAGAAGCTTCAGGGGAATGCCGAACGCCTCTGGGAAGAACAGAGAGACGTACTCGATCACGCGAGCCACGTCATTCGTGAGGCGCGCCGACAGGCCGGCAACTTCGCCCGCGAGGAAGTATCGCCGAAGGTTGTCGGGGCGTATGAAGCCCGGTTGAAGCCGGTTGTCTCGTCCACCCGCGATCGTGTCAGCGATGTCGTGCCCGCCGTCACGTCGGTGGTCGGCTCTGCCGTCGCCGTCCTGAACGCAGTCCGCGACCCGCATCTGCGTGAGGCTCTGCTGAAGACCGCCAAGAAGGCGCCACCGAAGCCCAGCTTCGGCGCCGGTCGTATCGTGTTGATCGGTGTCGGCGTGCTCGCCGCGGCCGGCCTCGCCTATGCGGTGTGGCAGACGCTCCGTGCTGATGACGACCTGTGGGTCGAGGACCAGCCAGAAGAGACCCACCTCGACGACATTTAG
- a CDS encoding peptidylprolyl isomerase yields MHTAVATFHTTLGDINVNLYGNHAPKTVKNFTGLATGQIEWTHPGTGQTTTDKLYDGVIFHRIIKDFMIQGGDPLGQGIGGPGYQFDDEIHPELTFSEPYILAMANAGVQFGRGTNGSQFFITTVATPWLQGKHTIFGAVADDESKKVVDAIEAVATDGRDKPLEDVVIKSITITEV; encoded by the coding sequence ATGCATACCGCAGTAGCGACCTTCCACACGACCCTCGGCGACATCAACGTCAATCTCTACGGGAACCACGCACCCAAGACGGTGAAGAACTTCACGGGCCTGGCGACTGGTCAGATCGAATGGACCCACCCGGGCACCGGGCAGACCACGACCGACAAGCTCTACGACGGTGTGATCTTCCACCGCATCATCAAAGACTTCATGATCCAGGGCGGCGACCCGCTCGGCCAGGGCATCGGTGGCCCCGGCTACCAGTTCGACGACGAGATCCACCCTGAGCTCACCTTCTCCGAGCCGTACATCCTCGCGATGGCGAATGCCGGCGTCCAGTTCGGCCGCGGCACCAACGGCTCACAGTTCTTCATCACCACCGTTGCCACGCCGTGGCTGCAGGGCAAGCACACCATCTTCGGCGCCGTCGCCGACGACGAATCCAAGAAGGTCGTCGACGCGATCGAGGCAGTGGCCACCGATGGCCGTGACAAGCCGCTTGAGGATGTCGTCATCAAGAGCATCACGATCACCGAGGTCTAA
- a CDS encoding rhomboid family intramembrane serine protease encodes MARAIRTGRRISSGAPVVTWSLIAISVIVFVLNELSNDALNQTLWYRPVLTLFAPWTMLTATVAHASFLHLAVNMLSLWVLGPMLEHMVGRARFLGLYLVAGLGGSVAVLWLSEPLVPVVGASGAIFGLLGALFVIQRGLGGNSTQLVVVIVLNLAIGFFVSGISWQAHVGGLVTGALVALVYMRTRKRQQRPLQAVLVAGVALLLVLLTVARFVLA; translated from the coding sequence ATGGCGCGCGCGATCCGCACCGGCCGCCGGATATCGAGCGGTGCGCCCGTGGTCACCTGGTCGCTGATCGCGATCAGCGTGATCGTATTCGTGCTGAACGAGCTGAGCAACGATGCACTGAACCAGACGCTCTGGTACCGCCCGGTACTGACCTTGTTCGCGCCGTGGACGATGTTGACCGCCACGGTCGCGCACGCGTCATTCCTGCACCTCGCGGTGAACATGCTGTCCCTCTGGGTGCTCGGGCCCATGCTCGAGCACATGGTCGGTCGGGCGCGATTCCTCGGGCTGTACCTGGTGGCCGGCCTCGGCGGTTCCGTCGCCGTGCTCTGGCTCTCTGAACCCCTCGTGCCCGTGGTTGGCGCTTCCGGGGCGATATTCGGCCTGCTCGGCGCGCTGTTCGTGATTCAACGCGGGCTGGGCGGAAACTCCACGCAGCTGGTGGTCGTGATCGTGCTGAACCTGGCCATCGGGTTCTTCGTCTCGGGCATCTCCTGGCAGGCACACGTCGGCGGGCTCGTCACGGGTGCCCTTGTTGCGCTCGTCTACATGCGTACACGCAAGCGGCAGCAACGCCCGCTGCAGGCTGTGCTGGTGGCCGGGGTGGCGCTGCTGCTCGTGCTGCTGACGGTGGCCCGGTTCGTGCTGGCCTGA
- a CDS encoding cell division protein CrgA — translation MARTNARTSKDDRSPDTPSGENAPNPVWFKPIMFGFMLLGLIWIIVYYVSETRFPIPDLGNLNILVGFGIMFIGFLMTTRWR, via the coding sequence ATGGCTCGAACGAATGCACGCACCAGCAAAGACGACCGCTCGCCCGACACCCCTTCGGGTGAGAACGCGCCGAACCCGGTGTGGTTCAAGCCGATCATGTTCGGCTTCATGCTGCTCGGGCTGATCTGGATCATCGTGTACTACGTCAGCGAGACCCGGTTCCCGATTCCTGACCTCGGAAACCTGAACATCCTGGTCGGCTTCGGCATCATGTTCATCGGCTTCCTGATGACCACGCGCTGGCGCTGA
- a CDS encoding aminodeoxychorismate/anthranilate synthase component II, giving the protein MTRVLVIDNYDSFVYTLNGYLLQLGAETEVVRNDAFTADEAAAVIAGYDAVLLSPGPGAPAAAGVSIPVVHAALAAGIPLLGVCLGHQAIAEALGATVTHADELMHGKTSQVSHDDSAFYEGVPQPFTATRYHSLAVVNDTVPAELIVTSHTEGGVIMGVRHATAPVFGVQFHPESVLTEGGYRMLGNWLAVAGLPEAAEVAKGLTPLVTLR; this is encoded by the coding sequence GTGACCCGCGTGCTCGTCATCGACAACTACGACAGCTTCGTCTACACGCTGAACGGCTACCTGCTGCAGCTCGGTGCCGAAACCGAGGTCGTCCGCAACGACGCGTTCACCGCAGACGAGGCAGCCGCTGTGATCGCCGGGTACGACGCGGTGCTGCTGTCGCCAGGTCCCGGCGCCCCCGCTGCGGCCGGCGTCTCCATCCCGGTCGTGCACGCGGCCTTGGCGGCGGGCATCCCGTTGCTCGGAGTCTGCCTCGGCCACCAGGCGATCGCGGAGGCGCTCGGCGCCACAGTCACCCATGCCGACGAACTGATGCACGGCAAGACCTCACAGGTCAGCCACGATGACAGCGCGTTCTATGAGGGTGTTCCGCAGCCGTTCACGGCGACCCGCTACCACTCGCTCGCCGTGGTGAACGACACCGTGCCCGCTGAACTGATCGTCACCTCGCACACCGAAGGCGGCGTGATCATGGGCGTGCGGCACGCCACCGCTCCGGTGTTCGGCGTGCAGTTCCACCCGGAGTCGGTGCTCACCGAGGGCGGCTACCGCATGCTGGGCAACTGGCTCGCCGTCGCTGGCCTGCCGGAGGCTGCAGAGGTCGCGAAGGGCCTCACCCCGCTCGTTACGCTGCGCTGA
- the pknB gene encoding Stk1 family PASTA domain-containing Ser/Thr kinase, translating to MIEGGTHSLRQLAGRYQVGELIGHGGMADVHVGTDSRLGRRVAIKLLKPTLADDPSFRTRFRQEAQAAARMAHPTIVRVFDAGEETVTDQNGIERQLPFIVMEFVDGRLLKDIIADGPMDPHEATRITEGVLTALEYSHRAGVVHRDIKPGNIMVTPNGQVKVMDFGIARAISDSSATVAQTSVILGTAQYFSPEQARGESVDARTDLYSTGVVLFEMLTGRPPFRGDSPVAVAYQHVSEAPVPPSAFNPRVSPALDAVVLHALAKDRFERFQSAADFRTDVEAADAGQVPTRRIESQHDASSTLFGVNPSATAGSEAAIRQLTVAPDRPVRSQSRPPVAWIWAGIAVMAVIVAAVLYWTFSLEGTRLTGAVSVAIPNVAGQTYDDAAKVLEGNDLIPQRFSEISDTVAEGDVIRTQPAADVTVSPGMEVEVFVSLGKRQVDVPHVARVEEDAAITAITDAGLIYGSTEQSYSTNIPSGVVISSDPAGGQRVRAGDTVNLTVSNGMVSVPDVVGRTVAEASTVLGQELGLTVDVVADYGCSGQIVSGQSLSPGDQPQRSDVTLRYCVN from the coding sequence GTGATTGAAGGCGGAACCCACTCGTTGCGCCAGTTGGCTGGGCGATACCAGGTTGGCGAGCTCATCGGGCACGGCGGAATGGCCGACGTGCACGTCGGCACCGACTCGCGTCTCGGGCGCCGCGTCGCCATCAAGCTACTCAAGCCCACCCTCGCCGACGACCCGTCGTTCCGCACCCGATTCCGCCAGGAAGCCCAGGCTGCGGCCCGGATGGCGCATCCCACGATCGTGCGCGTCTTCGACGCCGGCGAAGAAACCGTCACCGACCAGAACGGCATCGAACGGCAACTGCCGTTCATCGTGATGGAGTTCGTCGACGGCCGCCTGCTGAAGGACATCATCGCCGACGGCCCGATGGATCCCCACGAGGCCACCCGCATCACCGAGGGCGTGCTCACTGCCCTCGAGTACTCGCACCGCGCCGGTGTCGTGCACCGCGACATCAAGCCGGGCAACATCATGGTCACGCCGAACGGCCAGGTGAAGGTGATGGACTTCGGGATCGCCCGCGCCATCTCCGACTCGTCGGCAACCGTCGCGCAGACCAGCGTCATCCTCGGCACCGCGCAGTACTTCTCGCCGGAGCAGGCCCGCGGCGAGTCCGTCGACGCCCGCACCGACCTGTACTCCACCGGTGTGGTGCTGTTCGAAATGCTCACCGGCCGCCCGCCGTTCCGCGGCGACAGCCCGGTTGCCGTCGCCTACCAGCACGTCAGCGAGGCTCCGGTTCCGCCCAGCGCCTTCAACCCGCGGGTGTCACCGGCTCTCGACGCGGTCGTGCTGCACGCACTCGCGAAGGACCGCTTCGAGCGGTTCCAGAGCGCCGCAGATTTCCGCACGGATGTCGAGGCAGCCGATGCCGGCCAGGTGCCCACCCGCCGGATCGAATCGCAGCACGACGCGAGCTCCACACTGTTCGGAGTGAACCCGAGCGCAACCGCCGGCTCAGAGGCCGCCATCCGCCAGCTCACCGTGGCGCCGGATCGACCCGTGCGTTCCCAGAGCCGGCCTCCGGTGGCGTGGATCTGGGCGGGCATCGCCGTCATGGCCGTGATCGTCGCAGCCGTGCTGTACTGGACGTTCTCGCTCGAGGGAACCCGGCTCACCGGCGCAGTCTCTGTCGCCATTCCCAATGTGGCCGGCCAGACGTACGACGACGCCGCGAAGGTGCTCGAGGGCAACGACCTCATTCCGCAGCGCTTCAGCGAGATCAGCGACACCGTCGCCGAGGGCGACGTGATCCGCACCCAACCGGCGGCGGATGTCACCGTGTCACCCGGCATGGAGGTCGAAGTCTTCGTCTCACTCGGCAAACGGCAGGTCGACGTTCCCCATGTCGCCAGAGTCGAAGAGGATGCCGCGATCACCGCGATCACCGACGCTGGGCTGATCTACGGCTCCACCGAACAGTCGTACTCCACCAACATCCCGAGCGGTGTCGTGATCAGTTCCGACCCCGCCGGCGGTCAGCGGGTACGCGCCGGTGACACGGTCAATCTCACCGTCAGCAACGGAATGGTCAGCGTGCCGGACGTCGTTGGCCGCACCGTGGCCGAGGCGAGCACCGTGCTCGGTCAGGAACTGGGGCTCACGGTTGACGTCGTGGCCGACTACGGATGCTCCGGCCAGATCGTGTCCGGACAGTCGCTGAGCCCGGGTGACCAGCCGCAGCGCTCCGACGTGACGCTGCGCTACTGCGTCAACTAG
- a CDS encoding protein kinase, whose translation MRPTSGLTFGGRYQLSSRIAIGGMGEVWQATDLVIGRTVAIKILKDEYMGDPGFLERFRAEARHAALVSHEGIANVFDYGEEEGSAYLVMELVPGEALSAIIERERVLSTDRVLDIVAQTANALQAAHAVGLVHRDIKPGNLLITPEGRVKITDFGIARIADQVPLTATGQVMGTVQYLSPEQASGHPASPSTDIYSLGIVAYEALAGRRPFTGESQVAIAMAQINEAPPELPATVAEPVRNLVYSSIAKRPDERPASAAHLARAAQALRRGDVAGAALAVPAVAGGAAISTLTGAAGSDAATRVLTTPTMTAAGPTDTAQVPVEEKKRNPWTWPLIAIVTLLAIVLIGVLIALFANPGDETPTETSTSAAPQTPTPTPTPTPSPTSSTVFADRDELLGKNRDEVQQLIDSLGLSLDPVSGSTAPTPAQQGLSYDATPTGNVQPGTTIRVTFYSEIPSPGAPGAATADPARAETGGTVDISWPQYTGCSNGTSLTGYSFTISSNGRFEDMQDNVAGPGRTSAVVQIMEATQPVTISYTANCGEFVSETSPTLTIPVEAGQAPTPSPTNGAPATVAPVL comes from the coding sequence ATGAGACCCACAAGCGGGCTCACCTTCGGGGGTCGGTACCAGCTCTCATCCCGTATTGCCATTGGCGGTATGGGTGAGGTCTGGCAGGCAACTGACCTGGTGATCGGACGCACCGTCGCGATCAAGATCCTCAAAGACGAGTACATGGGAGACCCCGGGTTCCTCGAGCGCTTCCGCGCCGAGGCCCGGCACGCCGCCCTGGTCAGCCACGAGGGCATCGCCAACGTCTTCGACTACGGCGAGGAGGAGGGCAGCGCCTACCTGGTGATGGAGCTCGTTCCCGGTGAGGCGCTCAGCGCCATCATCGAACGCGAACGCGTGCTGTCCACCGATCGAGTTCTCGACATCGTGGCGCAAACCGCGAACGCGCTGCAGGCGGCGCACGCCGTCGGGCTGGTGCACCGCGACATCAAGCCCGGCAACCTGCTGATCACGCCGGAGGGTCGCGTCAAGATCACCGACTTCGGCATCGCGCGGATCGCCGATCAGGTGCCGCTGACCGCCACCGGTCAGGTGATGGGCACCGTGCAGTACCTCTCGCCGGAACAGGCGAGCGGCCACCCGGCGTCTCCGTCCACCGACATCTACTCGCTCGGCATCGTGGCGTACGAGGCCCTCGCCGGGCGTCGCCCGTTCACCGGTGAGTCGCAGGTCGCGATCGCGATGGCGCAGATCAACGAGGCACCGCCGGAGCTGCCTGCAACGGTGGCCGAGCCGGTGCGCAACCTCGTGTACTCCAGCATCGCCAAGCGCCCGGACGAGCGTCCCGCCTCGGCGGCCCACCTGGCCCGCGCCGCGCAGGCTCTGCGTCGCGGCGATGTCGCCGGTGCCGCCCTCGCCGTGCCCGCGGTCGCCGGCGGTGCCGCGATCTCCACCCTCACAGGTGCAGCAGGGTCGGATGCCGCCACCCGCGTGCTGACGACCCCCACGATGACCGCCGCCGGCCCCACCGACACCGCCCAGGTTCCGGTGGAGGAGAAGAAGCGCAATCCGTGGACCTGGCCGCTGATCGCCATCGTCACACTGCTGGCCATCGTGCTGATCGGGGTGCTGATCGCCCTGTTCGCCAACCCCGGCGACGAGACTCCGACCGAAACCAGCACGTCGGCCGCGCCGCAAACGCCTACGCCCACTCCGACGCCGACCCCATCACCGACGAGCAGCACCGTCTTCGCCGACCGGGATGAGCTGCTCGGCAAGAACCGCGATGAGGTGCAGCAGCTGATCGACTCACTCGGGCTGTCGCTCGACCCCGTCAGTGGCAGCACGGCGCCGACCCCCGCGCAACAGGGCCTGTCATACGACGCCACCCCCACCGGCAACGTGCAGCCGGGCACCACGATCCGCGTCACGTTCTACTCGGAGATTCCGTCACCGGGCGCCCCGGGCGCGGCAACGGCCGATCCGGCGCGGGCCGAAACCGGTGGCACGGTGGATATCTCCTGGCCGCAGTACACCGGATGCTCGAACGGAACCTCCCTGACCGGGTACAGCTTCACCATCTCATCGAACGGCCGGTTCGAGGACATGCAAGACAATGTGGCGGGCCCTGGACGCACCAGCGCCGTCGTGCAGATCATGGAGGCCACCCAGCCGGTCACCATCAGCTACACGGCAAACTGCGGCGAGTTCGTTTCGGAGACTTCGCCGACGCTCACAATTCCGGTTGAGGCAGGCCAGGCGCCCACACCCTCTCCCACCAACGGGGCTCCCGCCACCGTGGCACCGGTCCTTTAG